From the genome of Denticeps clupeoides chromosome 17, fDenClu1.1, whole genome shotgun sequence:
TAGAAAGCAGGAGCTGGAGTGCCACCTCTCCCTCTGAAGAAGGTTCTGGTCCTGAGTAGCGGCTGTCACAGACAACATCGTCCACGCTGTTTGCTGGCCACTCTGGAACCCCAGGAAATGAGGATTGACAATCTTCTGCAAAGAAGCGAAAAACCTTCCAGGTTCTTCCGAAATCCTTGGACCTCTCAACCAACATGGCAGCGGGCCGAAAGGTCTTTACAGAAACGATGCATACGGGACacagagaaagactcagaacgGAAGATTACAGACACATGTAAATATGCCATGCGAAAAACatagtaaagaaaaaaatatatagatgaCAAATTTACCTTAAATGTAAGAATAAGGTGGCTAAACTGAAATACAGCTTCCAGGTTCAGCTGTATACTAACACGATGGACTCCTGCGACagaattattttgttttatttattgcaatgttaacattttgaaGTTCATAGTCATGCAAATGTCAAACAAATGTGATTCTAACAAATCgctttgtttaattgtaaatTAAATAGTATATTAAAAACCCATCTAGACTAAATTAGGTAAtcaactaacaaaaaaaaaaacatattttacagaCGTATATTTGTATGGTAACAGttccttttaaataaaagtgtaaaataatatagaacTGAAGGAACAGTCGAAGGAATACCGTTTTCAGACTGCCACCATCGTTTTTTGCGATCACGCTCAAAAAGTGTGATGACATTCTCAATCTGGTGACTGCTGGGGTTGGTGATGTGATTGTAAGGATTCCTGGAGTCACACGTGAAGCATTTTTGTTCATCCTGCGTGCAAAATAATcaggaacaagaaaaaaagggcCATTGAACACAAATTTTGCCTCATTGAGCTTAATTGCTTTCTAATCTGATGGTCATCTTTTTCAGCACAGAATTATTCTGTAGAACTGCATGTAACTAAAGAAATGCAAACCTGTGTAACTGCACTCCATACGTTTATTGTGCTAGAGGTCATTTGAGCAGAAATTTCCATTTCTCAAATGTGGAAATATTTGCCTTGGAACATTCTTCACACTCACAGCCACACCCACATACTTACGGAATCACCGGTGGAGGGGAACGTGTGAGCGACAGCAGGCATGGATTGGGGGGGGTTAGTGCTATGGGGTAAGGTGTGGCAGTGACCCGTCAGTGAAGCAGATCAGGGCATGCTCGTGGCTGTTCAGCACGGAACGAACTGGACCTCTGCGGCCGTGTTCGCACAGAGGAACTGTGACCGGCGACTACCGCAGCCTGCTTGAAGAGTCTACGGCATGTGTGAAGCCTTCACGTTCCTACGGCAGTTTACTGGAATGTAAAGCCTCATTTACCGTGCATAACGCCTTTTAGAAGCGCCAGCAGCTTTGCTCTTTTTGCTCTGTGTAGATGCAAGCGTAGGCATGTTAATTTGATGAAGACGGTTCAGTCACACAAGCGATTTGTTCTGCAGGAATGAGGCTACGGCAACAGAAAAAGAGTGGAAAACCGCCACCAATTCAACCTTTCTTGCCACGCTCCCCTGGAAAGGTAATCCATGAGCAAACATTCACCAGGCAACAGTCACTGAAATTTCTGCATGGCGTCATGCAAGCGTGAACGGAACGTTGTCCCGTTCCCGCTGGCGCTAACCTCAAGATGTCCCAGGATGCAATACTTTTCGGGACCTCTGAGCCCACAGGTGGAGGAGGCCGTGAGTTGTGCGGCCCGGCCCACCAACAGGTCCCCCAGCTCAGGGTGGCATGACGTTTCCCCGCACTCCTCCTGAGACAGGGCAAGGCCTGCCAGAACTGGGAAATGGAGCGTTACACACCTTTCAGTGAGGGCAAAGCAACAGCAGGAAGCAGGAAGTTCACACTGTGTCAGCCACTTCTAGAAAACCATGTCGCATGGTTCATACGTCAAATGCGTGATGCTGCGAGCCGCATTTCTGCAGCACGAGTGTTTCAGGATACTGAGCTCGGCAAAATTCATGATTTATTTGCATGCAATCAAATAAGCCGCCCTGTATTGTAccaataaacacaatattaatATGATCCggagtgtgaaagtgtgtgtcagtatttttttttacaatttcacaCTGTTTTGAATTAATGTAGCATATGATgtgaacaggaaaaaaacaggaacctCATATGCAAATTGGCACGTTGGAGTTGGAGAGAGCTCGTGGCAACAAGTAAAAATCTGTGCAATTTCAGCAAGTGATCACACGCCCACCCTGTCAAAGTCTCGTTAGAGACAATTTCTCCTTGTCTACAGCTAACAGACCTGAGTCCAAGCTCCGGATTTTTCTATATTCCTGCAGATTCTAAGAAcggttaaaaaataataaagacttACATGCAAGGAGATATTGCCACGGTCTGGTCATTtcttgaaagaaagaaacaaaagctTCTTAATGACAGCAAATATATTGCATATTTCTtattataatgataatgattgttattatttagtagtagtagtagtagtagtagtaatagacATATTACTTATTTTGTAAAGCTTACTACAAAGTGtgccaaaaatatttttatgcttACATCTATCTATTTCTATCACATATTTGCCATCAGTCTAATCCTTTGTTTAGTccccacttttttatttaaatgtttattcttATAAGTCCATCGAGCTATGACTAATAGAAGCTGGTGAGGTTTTTAGCACCATGATCAGATTACATGCTACTGTACAATCATTTCAAAAGGCACGTCAGGTATTAATCTGTTTTCCTCGGTGAcaaacacagaaccacaacagAGCTGTTCTGCAGTCAGGTCACCACAAACAAAAGTCATTTGCAGCACTCGAGAAAGAATTAAGGGGGAAAGCACCACAGACACCTCTGTGGTCGTGGGTGAAGCCACAGTTATTCCTCCCTCACAGCCAGCAGTCTTTGCGGCACGAAAGCAATTCCTCACCGCTATCAGCTCCTCTTACCTGCGTCCCGTCTGAAAGAGACGCCCCGAGCCTGACACTGAACCAccctggatgatccagaggtaCCAGGGAGGCCCTTGCAGTCCTTGCTGGGTCCCGCGGTGGCACGCACTTCCAGCACCGTCGGTGGTTTCTGCAGTAATGACACGGGGTGTTTCTGCGTGTGAAGACACACCTGAGCTCCCCTGAGAAAAGCTGGGCCTTCAGGCTGTGCCAGAGACAGGGATTAGGTTTCATTCAGGACTGATTTATGATTATGATCGTAAAAAGGAGTGTATGGGAGGGTGGActgagaaaaaaggaaatggggTGCTTAAGGACACGGAAAAGGCAACAAGCTTACAAAACGTAAATCCGCTGAAATAAAACCCACGCACAGACTCATAGAAAAGAAGCAAGTTGAACTCGACATGAGAGGAATTATGATAGTCGGATGAGGAATTCTGGCGCTGGGAACATGACCACATAATGGTGTAACGTTACCTTCCACGATGAGATCAGGCTCAAAAATGTATGGTCACAACACAAATCCAAATGGCTCTCCTGCCCGAGAGTTACTGAACGCTGAAGTATCAAGCGCAAGGCGGCGCCTTCAAACAGCCTCCAGGCACGTAGTGCGGCCAAgaggtctaaggcgctggatttaggctctgGTCTCATCTGGaggtgtgggttcaaatcccactgctgCCATTATGCTAAACAGTTTTCACAGTCGTTTTTCCCCAAATAGTACTCAGTAATTGAGATACAATGATTTATTGCCATGGGTACTATAGAATCttctttatttctgttattttagTACATAGATACACAAAGGTATGTGTTAATTGGAAGTTAGTATGTATTAAGAATTAATTTAATATGTGTTAACaatgaaattttaaaaagtattatatAAAAGTCTTATTACAGTTAAAAGGCACATCTCGGAATTTTACATGTGTTGGAAGAGCGACTCCAGAACATTTTAAAGAACATCTGCTGACATGAAACTGTTCACATTAACAACACAGTTGACTCCGATGTTTAGCTTGCTGCTCCGAGGCTGGTGCCATAAAGATGTTCCTGCAGAAAGGCCAGGGTCTTCTCCCAGGCGTCCTCTTGAGCCTTGCTATGAGGCACCGTGTGACCTCCCCAGAGAACAATAACTGCAAAAGCATGTAGCAGTTTCAACAACTGAGATGTCATGATCTGAGCCAaattcaaatacatttcataTGTTTACTTCTGCAATTTGACTTATTTCAATAATCCAGATATAGTATAGAACAGGGTGAAATATGCAAAGCTCATAAACAAAACTTCTTTTTGGATCAGGCTGGTTTAGCCTCATGTAAATTCTTCACtcatcaaaccccacttgtgtccctgagccagacacataaccctgagtgtctccagggggactgtccctgtaactactgattgtaagccgctctggagaAGAGCATCTGCTACACGCCTTGAAtgataatgtaaatgtgacagtgCTCTTGGCATTCGGCATCCTCTGTTgcctttacagcatttttcttccagcaaaggttttaatgttttaattaagcaTTTGCATATCTGGGCAGGCCTGGAGGAACAGACACTCGCTGATGAACATCTACACTGCCTCGTTCAGACCAGTGATAGATTACCACGTACGTATCCGCTgcacaaatgctgtaaaaaaaacttgataTCTTGCAGTCGAGAACACTTTGACTTATTGGCTTTAAATCTTTCCTGATTTATGCCTCATGGGTTCGGATGGCAGAAAAGCCAGTACACCTGGCAGTGGTGTACAGGGATCACTGTGCAGAAGCGCAAGCACTTATACCTCACAGAACAGGCTAAACACCTCTGTGaagtccttcaagactgttggaaaacctcttgaagctcatcgagagaatgccaagagtgtgtaaagcagtaatcagagcaaagaaactagaatataaaacatgttttcagttatttcaccttttttgttatgTATATAActccaataaaaataaagaaaacacattaatagagaaggtttgtccaaacttttggcctgtactgtgtgtgtgtgtgtgtgtgtgtgtatattctgGTGTTTCGTTTTTCATTCTGTATAGTTAGGAAGACTATGAGAAGATATCTCTGTGAAGAGATGTGTTTTCATTGCAAAAGATTAAACCTAAAACTACACTGGGGGAAATTTTCATCATTCTAAATAAGACAAAGTGCACAGAACAGAGATTATTTTTGTAACAGTGCAGTGAACACTTGgtgaaagaataaaagaaaaaaatctcaccCTTGGCCCTCTGTTGACTCATGAAGTTGCTGGAGCGGGTGTGCGGACTGTAAGGGGGCTCAATGAGGTGGCCGGTGTCAGGGTACGACAGAACAGTGAGCAGGTGGCTGTTTCCGGCTCTCTCCATCATCTGTTTTATCTGGGGAAAAAATTCAGATGTATGCAGCGGTCATGGCCAATTTCCAAATCCACAAGATGTATCATCTCAGCTGACTGAAGGACTCACGTCCTCTGCGGACTCAGAAGCTGGCCAGTTCTGATCGTCTTCTCCCACAATTAACAATAAAGGGCATTTTAGGCGGCCAACCTAAAGAATGAAATCAATGGTATCACTCAAATGAAGACAGAGAGAACATTCATGGCAGTGCTGCGCTCCACCATATGTAATCAGATTTGAAATGAAACCATGAGAACGCACATCAGTTTTCTTGGAAGGGTCATCTGGAATGGGCAGCAGGAGGTCGCGCCAGATGACCCTGTTCTCTTCATCATAGCGAGTGTTGTTAGAATTCCTGAAGAAAGCAGTGTTAGACTACATCAGACACATGCTATTTTGAAAGGCACTGGAGATTATGTCATTTACGCAAGGCAATGTGCACAATTACTATACTACCTTAAAAACACAATTCAGGATAAATATCGCAAATATTGCCTCTTTTATACATGCAAAGCTCTCTACAAAGGAATGTTTTGTAGGCCCAGTGTGTTTACtataatttatttagttatCGTTTTTTTCTGATCAGGGGAATGGCTTTAATCAGGGCTTTGAACAGTGCTGTGCACTTCATGCAAAAGGAATTTAAAAAGGTAAAATTATCAGACAGCAATGTCACCTACTTGCTGATTTCTGCAAAGACGTCAGACAGCGATCCTTTAACAGGGCCGATGTGACTTGCACTTACACACACCAAGCATCTGGGCTGAGATCAAgttggaaagtgaaagtgattgtgggcagtgggcagcgatgacAGAAATAATGTCCCGCTATGGAACATGCTGTTTCACCAAAAATCCTATGCCGCTGTCTGGAGACAGCTTTTACATCTTTAATTATTTCTGTGTGCGTAAACATGTAAATACGTTCTACCATGTGATCATGTTtaatttataaattattattgttgttgttgatgtcatttataataatatcaaCAACAGTTGTCATTGGTTGTCAAATACCTCAACAACTGGCGAGTTAACAGTCAGCCCCAGTGCCACAGATGCTCCAAATGAGAGCCCCATGACTGCGATCCTCTCAGCACACACTAGGGGGTGGTCTTTCAGCATGTTAAATGCAGCCTGAGAGGAGCAGAAACAGAAATTTCACACGCTGTACCTGCAGTTTAGCACGTCTGCGAGGCCTAACCAAGAAATAAAGAAGTAAGAAGTATCTCTCATGGTATGGTGTCATATTTTTGgttaatgtgtcacatgacactAATGCTTTACAGAATGTCATAAAGATGTAATGACTATGAAATTTGGACCCAGTGGAACTGGAGGAATATGCCCTCTTGCACATTTTACAGAATGCCATAGAACTACTGGtagttttaaacaaacattttcatttctatACTTCTCTTGGTCCACTCAAATAGATACATAATTACCTGAAATTTAGACCTTTCCAATATAGAAGAAAATATGCTTTAGTTTTGCTTTATATTATCAATTATAAATTGTAAGGAGGTCTGCAGCATGAATGTGTTGTGCCtaaaacaatttttatgaaatatgtaATCCTATCAAATCTTCTTCAATCCTTGCCAAAAGATTCCAAGCTTTTATGCAtatatgtggtggtagtagcctagcgggtaacacactcgcctatgaaccagaagacccaggttcaaacccgacttactaccattgtgtccctgagcaagacacttaaccctaagttgctccagggggggactgtccctgtaactactgattgtaagtctctctggacaagggcgcctgataaatgctgtaaatgtcctgtGTGAATTATATCTGAATGTGGCACAGGGGAAAAATACTGATAACATAGGCTGTTCTCTAAGAGTCTTAAATGACATTTGtgtgtctaaaaaaaaaacacacaaaaaagttccTAATTTCTTCTCATTTTAAGATTCCTATGTACCTAGAGACGAAGAGCATGTTGCATTTAGGCCCAGTGTTTCAAAAAGTAACGCCCTCACCACAATTTTTAACTGGATCACTGATTTGCACAATAACAAATATTATGGGTCTGCAATCAAATTCCAGAGTTACCTCAAAGTAATCATTTCCCACGAACTGCGTCGTGCCGCCGATTATTCTCGGGTTCATGTATTCCAAGGACAGGGAGGCATAGCCATGTGAGGCCAGGAGGGCGGAGCGGTATTCCACCAGACCTCCTCCGCCTCCCCACAGATCCAGCACGGCAGGAAATGGTCCGGGACCTCAAAGGGAATAGAGGGCTGAAGGAGGACGCCCTTGAGGGCTTATTAACGTATTGCAGCGGAGCGTGCGCAGCATTAAAAACAGTCGGATTTGAATGAACTACGCTGCTTTTCTGTCACCCTGGGTTACCTGGTGGTAAGAAGAGGGTCCCGTTCAGACCGTTTTCTGCTGTACAGATCCTCCGGACCCCCGGTGCCAAGTACCAGCGCTCGACAGCAACTGAGGCCAGGACATTCCCGTCCTGAAATCCATCGCTCATGTGGCCTTTATAGAGTAAGATTTGGACATTCAGTGGTGTGCGGACATCCTTCTTCCGTAAcctgacacaaacacagacagcgCAATTCCCACAGCAAGAACAATTACAGCGTCTCCCACTGCGGTTCACCCCGCGAGTCTGCACCTGAGGCCGGTTCTGCTCCCCGGTACCGGTTTCATGCTCCACAGTAAACCCATGGGCTCAACACCATCGTAAGAGCCACCGAGGCTGGAGTGTTCGGCAGCTAGAAAGAAAGCGAACATTAATACgcaacatttactttactttttatgctTCATGCAGGTATCCATTTTAACTATGAACATTAACAGTGTTTAGGGGATCTACAAAGGCAAAAGAAACCAGAGCAGAAGAGGGTGAATGACCGTGATAGACCTTTAACACATCCAGTGTCGTCACTAACATAGTGTCCATATGCCTCCCAAAAGTCGTTGTCCTCAGAATGGATCAGAGCCCGAAGTGTCACTGCAAAGCCAGGAGGCAACATCTCCACCATGACTGCAAACCCCTCATCTACCAGGGCGCGGGTCGGGTGGACCGACAGGACGGGGCACGGCTGCCTTCCAGACATTCTGGGAACACAAACACTGACTTGATTGCAGCTGTCTCATGGTGAactttacatcatttacaaCAGTACGAAAAGCAggatcccccccaaaaaaagacctATCCAAGTACCTGTGCGACAGTTCTGCAGTTTCCGTCACAGTTCGTTACAGTCCAGTGGCTGACCGGTGGCGCTCCTTGGTACCGTCAGGTGGGCGTTTCTCTAGAAACAATAGGTGGGGATATTGAGGtgttcagccaatcagaaaaacCCCCGGCCTTCCGCTCAGAGCCGCCCACTGCCAAAACACAGAAGCGTGACTGTGTCAAAATAAAGGTTCACTGAAAAATTTTTGCCACGGACAGAAAACTGATCTGTGAAGCTTACATGTTACGCAAAGCCATTTACCACCTAATCACAGTGCCACGTAGCTCAACATATAAGATGCAAACCCTGATACAGACTAAGTGGTTTTAGATAATAAGTGTGAGTGATATAATCAATATCTAGACTATAATATTGATATTGACACTGGTTTGGTTACTAAACAGTTCAAATTCAAAGTGCAAGTtcttaaaaaaaggattttgaAATATGTGAATTACGTTACGAAAAATAGATCGAAATAAATGACAGCACACTCTGCTGAACAGGTTAAACGATGCACATTAGAAAACTAATGGGTGAATTGCTCTCAAATTTACATTGCGCTTAAATGTATTAAGTATACTTGATTTTGAAAGAGCATTTATACATTGCCGGCctgttgtaataaaatgttcCATCTAATTTGCTCTTATAAAGTCCACTAAACCTACACGTTACTGTAGGTAAGTAAATGGTCAGTAAAAAAACAACGTTGCGCCACCAGCATCTATTCTTCATTTGGCCCTAAACGAACTGTGAGTTTAAATGTAGGCACAGAAAATAGGGCGATTACGTTCTAACTTCACCTACTGGCGACCGCCGAGGGGAACGAACGACAGTCCCACTGCGCGGCGTGGCCTTTCGGGCTCTGCGGGCCGGCGCAGCGTCCTATTTACTCCTGTTCACGTCCCCATCCGTGGGCGGATTCCAAAATAAGAGTCCCGAGGCAGGGGACGCAGGGTTGGAAATCCGATAGGCACGCCACGGGATCCGTTGTGTGACTGTCCAGACTGATGCGAAACCACACGAACTTTCACAAGTTTTATTACGtaacaaaatctaaaataacTTAAACCAATACGGTGAACTTTGTAATTGGGAGAATTAattttgtataaatgttttatatagatCAAACTATTGACAGACGGTTTTCTATGCAGCATTTTACAGTGATAAATAAGCACTACAATTCACTGCGAAgggtgcatttatttacagtcaaaTGTTACTTTGTTTCTGAAATACGTCCAACATCTCTTATTTTGACGGACGTTTCCATTTTACCCGGAAGTACAACGTATTGTGTCCCTCACCTGATTCTGGCTCTGCCGCATTGTTGTTTCTAGAGAAAAGTGTTAGCCAGTTAGCTTGTGTGCTAGCAAGTGTCCGCTGCTAAAGGCTGGAGTCGCTGTTCAGGGTAAATGGTGCTTTTAACGTTATATTAAAGGGTAGACGTTGGAAACCGGCGGTCGTCCTGGATCCTCCGCCTAATTCGCCAGAATCCAAGCTGAAAGCCCGAGGAGCCACCGTCGGATGCGGTAATCGTGTTGTTTTGAAGGCCCCACAGCGCCGTGACTCGCTTCTTGGCGTTTCTCTCTTAAAATATCCCTGAACCCTTAAGGTATGGtcgtcgtgtttttttttaaacaatcatttGAACGTGATGTTAATGTTTATCGTGTTCGCTCGAtaacccgaatgtgctggttaTTGGTTGTACTTTTATGTGGGCAGTTTTGCCCAGTTGGTCAATTTTGTGCTCTGATTCTCTGGGCGCCATGTTGATTTACTAGTTAGCAGGCTCTGTGGCTAAATAGCCGATATGCTAAATTGCTCTTGGCGAGAAACAAGTTGCTAGAATATTGGAAAACGTTTGCGACAAGGACCACACGAGGTTTAGTTTTAAATGGAATTATTTGCCA
Proteins encoded in this window:
- the acot19 gene encoding acyl-CoA thioesterase 19 isoform X2; protein product: MSGRQPCPVLSVHPTRALVDEGFAVMVEMLPPGFAVTLRALIHSEDNDFWEAYGHYVSDDTGCVKAAEHSSLGGSYDGVEPMGLLWSMKPVPGSRTGLRLRKKDVRTPLNVQILLYKGHMSDGFQDGNVLASVAVERWYLAPGVRRICTAENGLNGTLFLPPGPGPFPAVLDLWGGGGGLVEYRSALLASHGYASLSLEYMNPRIIGGTTQFVGNDYFEAAFNMLKDHPLVCAERIAVMGLSFGASVALGLTVNSPVVEPRCLVCVSASHIGPVKGSLSDVFAEISKNSNNTRYDEENRVIWRDLLLPIPDDPSKKTDVGRLKCPLLLIVGEDDQNWPASESAEDIKQMMERAGNSHLLTVLSYPDTGHLIEPPYSPHTRSSNFMSQQRAKVIVLWGGHTVPHSKAQEDAWEKTLAFLQEHLYGTSLGAAS
- the acot19 gene encoding acyl-CoA thioesterase 19 isoform X1: MSGRQPCPVLSVHPTRALVDEGFAVMVEMLPPGFAVTLRALIHSEDNDFWEAYGHYVSDDTGCVKAAEHSSLGGSYDGVEPMGLLWSMKPVPGSRTGLRLRKKDVRTPLNVQILLYKGHMSDGFQDGNVLASVAVERWYLAPGVRRICTAENGLNGTLFLPPGPGPFPAVLDLWGGGGGLVEYRSALLASHGYASLSLEYMNPRIIGGTTQFVGNDYFEAAFNMLKDHPLVCAERIAVMGLSFGASVALGLTVNSPVVEPRCLVCVSASHIGPVKGSLSDVFAEISKNSNNTRYDEENRVIWRDLLLPIPDDPSKKTDVGRLKCPLLLIVGEDDQNWPASESAEDIKQMMERAGNSHLLTVLSYPDTGHLIEPPYSPHTRSSNFMSQQRAKGEIFFFYSFTKCSLHCYKNNLCSVHFVLFRMMKISPSVVLGLIFCNENTSLHRDIFS
- the acot19 gene encoding acyl-CoA thioesterase 19 isoform X3; this encodes MGLLWSMKPVPGSRTGLRLRKKDVRTPLNVQILLYKGHMSDGFQDGNVLASVAVERWYLAPGVRRICTAENGLNGTLFLPPGPGPFPAVLDLWGGGGGLVEYRSALLASHGYASLSLEYMNPRIIGGTTQFVGNDYFEAAFNMLKDHPLVCAERIAVMGLSFGASVALGLTVNSPVVEPRCLVCVSASHIGPVKGSLSDVFAEISKNSNNTRYDEENRVIWRDLLLPIPDDPSKKTDVGRLKCPLLLIVGEDDQNWPASESAEDIKQMMERAGNSHLLTVLSYPDTGHLIEPPYSPHTRSSNFMSQQRAKGEIFFFYSFTKCSLHCYKNNLCSVHFVLFRMMKISPSVVLGLIFCNENTSLHRDIFS